The following coding sequences are from one Lolium rigidum isolate FL_2022 chromosome 6, APGP_CSIRO_Lrig_0.1, whole genome shotgun sequence window:
- the LOC124665209 gene encoding MAR-binding filament-like protein 1: MGYLLLSPSPSPPLACRHRSPAAAGRHRARRGAPIVASSSDGGPSTPSHVLARRAVLLGVSALPLLRDTAAKAAAPSSGGLVTETKDVSKVDEPQPAVTQAEAPLLEAPQPESPLPVVQEQSPANPLAGLLNAIAVVASGVLAALYGTSRKEKETLESAISSLESKLAEKEAAISFTRDNYEKRLLEQQVAQKKQSIKFQEQEASLLDQLASTKKTVTSLSEEFRREKTRAEELKDEIQRLESSIAQAGNDKDVLEAKLAEKVDETNVLQEKIILLSQETDSKEKRIKELSSLLSSKEADYQNLCSFSDQTKESLDIANAKIQRLEEEIHTTKNDVASKTSSIDSLSEKLQILNSAKNEAEEKIEELRKEYADLKASSETRANQDFGLLSEKDDLIKQMEGKLSVALSDSSKDHEIILELNKELDATRAMLENEVLAVQSLRDSLQSTEETLSDSRTEVSKLSDELAEANRMNQDLVLQISNLQTEFSEMHDGLNSKLGEVESISKALSDELVSVKEMVQKGQEELEATSEELASVVEARDNLKKELLDVYKKFESTTQELVDERRIVTTLNRELEALAKQLQVDSQARRALEADLDEATRSLDEMNTSALSLSKALETTHSKNATLEAEKEMLSKALDEQQKITTVAQENSEDAQNLITRLQTEKETFEMRSRHLEEELALAKGEMLRLRRQISASKSQKTRILPRTSAPTETSSVPGTSSPTETSTSVPTESSQPLNEQPVSDRDQKTVRVTAGTPYTVKRTTRRRKGGA, translated from the exons ATGGGGTACCTCCTCCTCTCgccctccccctcgccgccgctcgCCTGCCGCCatcgctcccccgccgccgccggccgccaccgcgCGCGGCGAGGCGCGCCCATCGTCGCCTCGTCGTCCGATGGCGGGCCGTCTACCCCGTCTCACGTGCTCGCGCGCCGGGCCGTGCTCCTCGGCGTCTCCGCGCTCCCGCTCCTCCGCGACACCGCCGCCAAGGCCGCCGCGCCCAGCAGCGGCGGACTCGTGACCG AGACAAAGGATGTCTCAAAGGTTGATGAACCGCAGCCTGCAGTAACTCAGGCAGAAGCTCCCCTACTTGAAGCCCCTCAACCTGAATCACCCCTACCAGTGGTGCAAGAACAATCTCCAGCAAATCCACTTGCTGGTCTTCTGAATGCAATTGCAGTTGTTGCCTCAGGTGTTCTTGCTGCATTGTATGGTACTTCTCGAAAGGAAAAGGAGACCTTGGAATCAGCCATCTCATCT TTGGAGAGCAAGTTGGCTGAAAAAGAGGCAGCGATCTCTTTCACGAGGGACAACTATGAGAAAAGGTTACTAGAGCAACAGGTAGCACAAAAGAAGCAATCGATAAAGTTCCAGGAGCAGGAAGCTTCTCTCTTAGATCAATTGGCTTCAACAAAAAAGACTGTAACATCGTTAAGCGAAGAATTCAGAAGGGAGAAGACAAGAGCTGAGGAACTTAAGGATGAAATACAGCGACTAGAGAGTAGTATTGCACAAGCTGGGAATGACAAAGATGTGCTTGAAGCCAAACTGGCAGAGAAAGTGGATGAAACTAATGTGTTGCAGGAAAAAATAATTCTTCTCAGCCAAGAAACTGACAGTAAGGAAAAACGCATCAAGGAACTCAGCTCATTACTTTCTTCGAAGGAAGCAGACTACCAGAATCTTTGCTCTTTCTCTGATCAAACTAAAGAGAGCCTGGATATTGCAAATGCTAAAATACAGCGCCTGGAGGAAGAGATTCATACAACAAAAAACGATGTTGCTTCTAAGACATCTTCAATTGATTCACTAAGTGAGAAGCTTCAAATATTGAACTCTGCAAAGAATGAAGCTGAGGAAAAAATAGAAGAGTTAAGAAAAGAGTATGCAGACTTGAAGGCTTCTTCTGAGACGAGAGCAAATCAAGATTTCGGACTACTCTCTGAGAAAGATGATCTAATCaagcagatggaaggaaagctctcTGTTGCATTAAGTGACTCCAGTAAAGACCATGAAATCATTCTCGAGTTGAACAAGGAATTGGATGCCACCAGAGCAATGCTAGAAAATGAAGTTTTGGCAGTTCAAAGTTTAAGAGATTCCCTTCAATCCACTGAAGAGACCCTAAGTGATTCCAGAACTGAGGTTTCCAAACTTTCAGATGAACTTGCTGAAGCAAATAGAATGAATCAGGACCTGGTATTGCAGATTTCAAACCTCCAAACCGAGTTCAGTGAAATGCATGACGGTCTGAATTCCAAGCTTGGAGAGGTAGAATCAATATCTAAAGCTCTGTCAGATGAGCTGGTCTCAGTTAAAGAGATGGTTCAGAAGGGgcaggaagaacttgaagctacATCTGAAGAGCTTGCATCTGTTGTGGAAGCTCGTGACAATCTGAAGAAAGAACTGCTGGATGTGTATAAGAAGTTCGAGTCCACCACGCAGGAGCTTGTCGATGAAAGGAGAATCGTGACTACTTTGAATAGGGAGCTTGAAGCTTTGGCCAAACAGCTGCAGGTAGATTCCCAAGCACGAAGAGCTCTCGAAGCAGACCTGGACGAGGCAACCAGATCACTTGACGAGATGAACACGAGCGCACTGTCACTGTCCAAGGCGCTAGAGACCACTCATTCTAAGAACGCCACTCTCGAGGCAGAGAAGGAGATGCTATCAAAAGCTCTGGATGAACAACAGAAAATCACTACCGTAGCTCAGGAAAATAGCGAGGATGCTCAGAATCTTATCACAAGGCTTCAGACAGAGAAGGAGACCTTTGAAATGAGGTCTAGACACCTTGAAGAGGAACTGGCGTTAGCGAAGGGTGAGATGCTGCGCCTACGGAGGCAGATTAGCGCAAGCAAATCCCAGAAAACAAGAATCCTTCCCAGAACAAGTGCACCCACAGAGACCAGCAGTGTTCCTGGGACAAGTTCACCCACGGAGACCAGCACAAGTGTACCCACAGAGAGTAGCCAGCCCCTGAATGAGCAGCCTGTGAGTGATCGTGATCAGAAGACCGTCAGAGTTACTGCTGGGACTCCATATACTGTAAAAAGAACTACTAGGAGAAGAAAAGGTGGCGCGTAG